A genomic region of Arachis stenosperma cultivar V10309 chromosome 9, arast.V10309.gnm1.PFL2, whole genome shotgun sequence contains the following coding sequences:
- the LOC130947692 gene encoding uncharacterized protein LOC130947692 — protein sequence MKVRVVCRKIYDYIRYDLKEIAFPSSLPDPPNIKKRRKLTWDQRIWVLKRAARLYAASWVRDIGPDLRPAHYKKDEMIEEPNDEKKPAKGREPSTLEDLAVAARGGMETLRPALQRVYMTRASAYRDALKSFIVGYQEGVQQVMEKKEDSKSQEDADVPKKST from the exons atgaaagtgagggttGTTTGTAGGAAAATCTATGATTACATACGCTATGATCTCAAAGAGATTGCTTTCCCATCGTCTTTGCCTGACCCTCCTAACATTAAGAAGCGTCGCAAATTGACCTGGGACCAGCGTATTTGG GTTTTAAAGAGAGCTGCTAGACTTTATGCCGCAAGCTGGGTTCGCGACATTGGCCCTGATCTTCGGCCAGCACATTACAAGAAGGATGAAATGATCGAAGAACCCAATGATGAAAAGAAACCTGCTAAAGGAAGAGAGCCTTCAACACTGGAGGATCTTG CTGTAGCTGCTAGAGGTGGAATGGAGACTCTCAGACCTGCCTTGCAACGCGTGTACATGACCAGAGCTTCTGCATACAGAGACGCTCTTAAAAGCTTCATAGTAGGTTACCAAGAAGGTGTTCAACAAGTAATGGAGAAGAAAGAAGATTCCAAAAGTCAAGAAGATGCTGATGTGCCCAAAAAATCAACTTGA
- the LOC130949106 gene encoding serine/threonine-protein phosphatase 7 long form homolog, with product MLTCDHPVPPDRYNDRVEEHLRVTGFYHASQIGVVQCQKALVNALIERWHPDTHTFHLSIGECTVTLEDVALILDLPTDGLPVAGMTMSSFEALKAECLHQFGVASRVHWKYLPLLRDFSNIEQYNWGSACLAHLYRGLCRASRFNCKEINGPLILLLGWAWIRLPYLSPLPREPRSFSLVNRWRNWERGDRRYRYMNLAHFRKAFDELQEGYFVWVAYAVDRVDPNIIPAEIYMQSVVWSATVSLVSFECIEWHATDRYRRQFSFVQGVPHQERNLDKAHGEFLTSPKNLNWATTPSHSIWVMHWTNRYNYVLSELPMPSQHSLKTYMYWYRSKFGDRLNLSNLVGEDNDEGNQDMDEGNQDMDEDSQDADDDNEKQEP from the exons ATGTTGACATGTGACCATCCAGTTCCTCCAGATCGGTACAACGATAGGGTGGAGGAGCACTTACGAGTTACTGGGTTTTATCATGCATCTCAGATCGGTGTAGTACAATGTCAGAAGGCACTGGTCAATGCTCTAATCGAACGGTGGCACCCAGATACACATACATTTCACCTTTCCATTGGTGAATGTACTGTGACACTTGAAGATGTGGCTCTAATTCTTGATCTTCCGACGGATGGTCTTCCTGTCGCAGGGATGACAATGAGTAGCTTCGAAGCCTTGAAGGCGGAGTGTTTGCATCAATTTGGAGTTGCATCAC GTGTGCACTGGAAGTATCTACCATTGCTTCGTGATTTTTCCAATATTGAACAGTATAATTGGGGATCGGCATGCCTAGCACACCTCTACAGGGGGTTATGCAGGGCATCTCGTTTTAACTGTAAGGAAATAAATGGTCCACTAATACTCCTGCTCGGTTGGGCTTGGATCCGACTGCCATATCTATCGCCGCTTCCCAGGGAACCCCGCAGTTTTTCGCTAGTAAACAG GTGGCGTAACTGGGAGCGTGGTGACCGACGATATAGATATATGAATCTAGCTCACTTTAGGAAGGCCTTTGATGAACTTCAGGAAGGCTAT TTTGTGTGGGTTGCTTATGCTGTGGATCGCGTGGATCCGAACATAATACCTGCTGAAATCTACATGCAGTCGGTTGTGTGGAGTGCTACAGTTTCATTGGTGTCGTTTGAATGTATTGAGTGGCATGCTACCGATAGGTATAGGCGACAGTTCAGTTTCGTTCAGGGAGTACCTCATCAAGAgcggaatctggacaaggcgcATGGAGAATTCCTGACTAGTCCTAAGAATCTTAACTGGGCCACGACACCGAGTCATTCAATTTGGGTGATGCATTGGACAAACAGGTATAACTACGTTCTTTCTGAGCTTCCCATGCCTTCACAGCATTCATTGAAAACTTACATGTATTGGTACCGGTCAAAATTTGGGGACCGCTTGAACTTGTCAAATCTTGTGGGTGAAGACAATGATGAGGGTAATCAGGATATGGATGAGGGTAACCAGGATATGGATGAGGATAGTCAGGATGCGGATGATGACAATGAGAAACAGGAGCCATAG
- the LOC130950636 gene encoding serine/threonine-protein kinase OXI1-like: protein MIDHGDGILPSLDFENLKVISAVGRGAKGVVFLARAGDRSCSECLALKAISKALIQKKEEAYGEYKRVSFELEVLRRFDHPLLPRLRGVLETDGIVAFAMDFCHGGNLHSLRKKQTEKMFADDTIRFYAVELVLALEYLHGLGIVYRDLKPENVMIQENGHIMLVDFDLSKKLKPKSPQSTSHKSSSPNSSAKKPARKRRLSWLNINCNSGILPCELDSVEPQPESTRRGESDSVEKSNSFVGTEEYVAPEVVAGQGHGFGVDWWSLGVVLYEMLYGTTPFKGENRKETFLGILTKEPELTGEKTALRDLIGRLLEKDPDRRITVGEIKSHDFFKGVKWDTVLQIARPPYIPCNEVEDAVGLSKQEVEIFVHGVFFPEGNDDRREKNEKVEEKNGGNEENNSNKKVWSDKLSHRPTENDDFLIF, encoded by the exons ATGATCGACCACGGCGACGGCATCTTACCGTCACTTGATTTCGAGAATCTGAAAGTAATAAGCGCCGTGGGGCGCGGGGCGAAGGGAGTGGTGTTCCTAGCGAGAGCCGGTGACCGGTCATGCAGCGAGTGTTTGGCTCTGAAGGCTATATCGAAGGCTCTGATTCAGAAGAAGGAAGAGGCTTACGGAGAGTATAAGAGGGTTTCATTCGAACTTGAAGTGCTACGTCGTTTTGATCACCCGCTTTTGCCGCGGTTGCGAGGGGTTTTGGAAACCGATGGAATCGTTGCCTTCGCCATGGATTTCTGCCACGGTGGCAACCTCCATTCTCTCAGGAAGAAACAAACTGAGAAAATGTTCGCCGATGACACCATCAG GTTTTACGCGGTGGAATTAGTCCTAGCTTTGGAGTACTTGCATGGTTTGGGAATAGTGTATAGAGACCTAAAGCCAGAAAATGTTATGATCCAAGAAAACGGTCACATAATGCTCGTAGATTTTGATCTCTCCAAGAAGCTGAAGCCAAAATCTCCTCAATCAACGAGTCACAAATCGTCGAGTCCTAACTCGTCGGCGAAGAAACCCGCAAGGAAGCGACGGTTGTCGTGGCTTAACATAAACTGTAACTCTGGCATCTTGCCGTGCGAGTTGGACTCAGTAGAGCCGCAACCTGAGTCAACTCGTCGGGGTGAGTCAGACTCAGTGGAGAAATCGAACTCGTTCGTTGGAACGGAAGAGTACGTGGCACCTGAGGTTGTCGCAGGGCAGGGTCATGGTTTCGGTGTTGATTGGTGGTCACTCGGTGTCGTTTTGTATGAAATGTTATACGGAACGACGCCGTTTAAGGGCGAGAATAGAAAAGAAACGTTTCTTGGGATATTAACGAAGGAGCCTGAGCTGACGGGGGAGAAGACTGCGTTACGAGATTTGATTGGTAGGTTGTTAGAAAAGGATCCTGATCGTCGGATCACAGTTGGCGAGATCAAGAGTCATGATTTCTTTAAGGGAGTTAAGTGGGACACGGTGTTGCAAATAGCGAGACCACCTTATATTCCTTGTAATGAGGTTGAAGACGCGGTGGGGCTTAGCAAACAGGAAGTGGAGATTTTTGTTCATGGAGTGTTTTTTCCTGAAGGAAATGATGATAGAAGAGAGAAAAATGAGAAAGTGGAGGAAAAGAATGGTGGAAATGAGGAGAATAATAGTAACAAGAAAGTGTGGTCTGACAAGTTGAGTCATAGACCCACTGAGAAtgatgattttttaattttttga
- the LOC130949105 gene encoding uncharacterized protein LOC130949105, translating into MAVPVAEFFFVADGEFVVGMEFSFRKAVIKVIKEYTIRRSVDYRVYESEPLTFYAKCTQYGSGCDWLIQVSMISRKYCWVIRRYNGSHTCTRAIISQDHSKLDSTTIAEAIKPLVEADPALKVKSVIAEVQLKFNYTVSYRKAWLAKQKAVEKIFGGWEASYEALPIWFEAMCHKESSAVVHFETMSAYQGDDLVTDIRVDGTHLYGKYKGCLLLAMSQDGNNNIVPIEFAIVEEETSDAWHFFLSNLRQHIVTRDCVRLISDRHESINAAVEMSNGTWSPPRAFHMFCIRHIESNFLRKFKASYLQKLVVNIGNAQ; encoded by the exons atggCTGTTCCGGTGgcagaatttttttttgtcgCAGATGGTGAATTTGTCGTTGGGATGGAATTCAGTTTCAGAAAAGCTGTTATAAAGGTGATAAAAGAGTATACCATACGAAGAAGCGTAGACTACCGGGTGTATGAGTCTGAGCCGTTGACATTTTATGCGAAGTGTACACAGTATGGATCAGGGTGTGATTGGCTTATCCAGGTTAGCATGATCAGCCGGAAGTACTGTTGGGTTATAAGGAGGTATAATGGCAGTCACACATGTACCAGAGCCATAATTTCTCAGGATCATTCGAAGCTGGATTCAACCACAATTGCAGAAGCAATTAAGCCGTTGGTTGAGGCTGACCCCGCCTTAAAGGTAAAATCGGTTATAGCAGAGGTGCAATTGAAGTTTAACTACACCGTTAGTTATCGGAAAGCATGGTTGGCTAAGCAAAAGGCagtagaaaaaatatttggaggcTGGGAAGCATCATACGAAGCCTTGCCTATATGGTTTGAGGCCATGTGTCATAAGGAGTCATCAGCTGTTGTTCATTTTGAGACTATGTCTGCATATCAGGGCGATGACTTGGTGACTGATATTCGG GTGGATGGGACTCACTTGTACGGAAAGTACAAGGGTTGTCTACTATTGGCAATGTCACAGGATGGCAACAACAATATCGTCCCAATTGAGTTTGCTATTGTGGAGGAAGAGACTTCTGATGCGTGGCACTTTTTTCTTAGTAACCTTCGTCAGCATATTGTCACTCGGGATTGTGTGAGACTGATATCTGACCGTCACGAATCCATAAATGCAGCTGTGGAAATGAGTAACGGGACTTGGTCACCTCCTAGAGCATTTCATATGTTTTGCATCAGGCATATAGAGTCGAATTTTCTGAGAAAATTCAAGGCGTCGTACTTGCAGAAACTGGTCGTCAATATAGGTAATGCTCAGTAA